Below is a window of Tolypothrix bouteillei VB521301 DNA.
TGCAATCGTTAATTGAAGATGAAAAAATTTCTCCAAATGAAGAATTAAAAACTTGGATTTCTATACGAAAGACATTACCATAAGGTTATTGCAAGTAGTCAATGCCCGATATATACTGTATAACGGATTTGTATATTTCCTAAAAAACGGTTCTTCCGTACTTAGTGGCCTAAAATATTCGGAAAATGCCAAAATAGTAAAGCCCGGATTTCAAAATTATTAAAATTTCTAAACCCAAATCCGCAGCGTTTTAATAGCTTCAATTTATTATTAATTCCTTCAACTACTCCGTTAGTTGTTCTTTTTTCAAAATATCCGACGACCTCACCAAACCATCGTTTAATTGTTGTGACGCTCTTCTGATAATATGGTTCGGCTTTTTTTAACAAATCAATTAATTTTAATGTTCCTTTTGCCCAGTCCTTACTCTTCTCAAAAAGAGCATGGAACTCTTCTTTTAAAGAGTGCATGATTCTTACTAATGGAGAAGCTTCCTTG
It encodes the following:
- a CDS encoding transposase, whose amino-acid sequence is MHSLKEEFHALFEKSKDWAKGTLKLIDLLKKAEPYYQKSVTTIKRWFGEVVGYFEKRTTNGVVEGINNKLKLLKRCGFGFRNFNNFEIRALLFWHFPNILGH